In Fusarium oxysporum Fo47 chromosome XI, complete sequence, the following are encoded in one genomic region:
- a CDS encoding FAD dependent oxidoreductase-domain-containing protein: MASVHIVCLYIIASFTVGVLSATSHESDVIIYGNTVAALAAAIQTVRMNRTATLVFPTSRIGGLTTSGLGWTDSKDGNTIGGIAREFYGKVYEYYDNDDAWTRETRDDYLAKHIEAQPGPAIGDKVQWTFEPKVAEEILEKWIKDEGIPVFRNESILRTSSGVKKDGTVIKSFQTRSGSTFSGKMFIDAGYEGDLMETAGISYRVGREDKQEFDESAAGIHFNEPRRLAAIDPYNDPDDPDSGLLPGVGRVITKFAAEESRGKKDHRLQAFNYRLSLTTEDDNKVEFFKPDGYNESHYKILIRYIKTGYLGPFFTTQLMPNLKTDTNAAGQISTDLIGGSYNKTSNYAEYSYEEREATAKRHKIWAQGLLWTLANHKDVPDFVRENTSAWGYAKDEWTDNGNWPYEIYIREARRMDGVYTMTQADIQHPKPYDNDTVVAVGYYTLDVHQVERVVINDRIHDEGLIHVPNPGPFSVPYGSIVPRKEDATNFVNPVTMSATHIALSAIRMEPVYMIMGQSAGAAAVLAIEDNVAVQDVDRKKLKGRLKDHAQVLESFSITLQPSRHWLVACFISCLFYIIL; encoded by the coding sequence ATGGCGTCTGTACATATCGTCTGTCTTTATATCATTGCTTCTTTCACTGTTGGCGTCTTATCAGCGACTTCTCACGAATCTGACGTGATCATCTATGGCAACACAGTTGCCGCGCTGGCAGCTGCCATTCAAACGGTTCGTATGAACAGAACCGCCACTTTAGTCTTTCCGACATCACGAATCGGCGGTCTTACTACTTCGGGATTGGGCTGGACGGACTCAAAGGATGGAAACACTATTGGTGGAATTGCCAGGGAGTTTTACGGCAAAGTGTACGAATATTACGACAACGACGACGCATGGACTCGTGAAACACGAGATGACTATCTCGCAAAGCATATTGAGGCGCAGCCTGGACCAGCCATCGGCGACAAGGTTCAATGGACATTTGAGCCCAAAGTAGCAGAGGAGATCTTGGAGAAATGGATCAAGGATGAGGGAATTCCTGTCTTTCGGAACGAGTCCATCCTTCGTACTAGCAGCGGCGTGAAGAAGGATGGAACCGTCATCAAATCCTTCCAAACGCGGTCCGGGTCAACTTTCTCAGGAAAGATGTTCATTGATGCCGGCTATGAGGGTGACCTCATGGAAACAGCAGGCATCTCATATCGCGTAGGACGCGAAGACAAGCAGGAGTTTGACGAGTCTGCAGCAGGTATTCACTTTAACGAGCCGAGGCGACTTGCTGCTATTGACCCGTACAACGACCCTGATGACCCTGACAGCGGTCTGCTCCCCGGGGTTGGTCGCGTGATCACCAAGTTCGCAGCTGAAGAGTCGCGTGGCAAGAAagatcatcgtcttcaagcCTTCAACTACCGATTATCTTTAACGACAGAGGATGACAACAAGGTGGAATTTTTCAAACCAGATGGCTACAATGAATCTCACTACAAGATCTTGATCCGATACATCAAGACTGGCTACCTAGGGCCGTTCTTCACGACACAACTTATGCCGAATCTTAAAACCGACACCAATGCAGCAGGTCAAATCAGTACCGATCTGATAGGTGGAAGTTACAACAAGACGTCCAATTATGCTGAGTATTCGTACGAGGAGCGGGAGGCTACTGCGAAAAGGCACAAGATCTGGGCGCAAGGACTTCTCTGGACATTGGCGAACCACAAAGATGTCCCGGACTTTGTTCGTGAGAACACAAGTGCTTGGGGCTACGCGAAGGATGAGTGGACTGACAATGGCAACTGGCCATATGAGATATACATTCGCGAGGCTCGACGGATGGATGGCGTGTATACAATGACACAAGCCGACATTCAGCATCCCAAGCCGTATGACAACGACACTGTCGTTGCAGTCGGGTACTATACGCTCGATGTTCATCAAGTAGAACGTGTCGTTATCAACGACCGCATACATGACGAAGGTCTCATTCACGTTCCCAATCCCGGGCCTTTCAGCGTCCCTTATGGGTCTATCGTTCCCAGAAAGGAGGACGCCACCAACTTTGTCAACCCTGTTACAATGAGCGCCACGCATATTGCTCTGTCTGCAATCCGTATGGAGCCTGTCTATATGATCATGGGGCAGAGTGCGGGAGCAGCGGCTGTTTTGGCCATCGAGGATAATGTCGCTGTGCAGGATGTTGATCGAAAGAAGCTTAAAGGAAGGCTAAAGGATCATGCACAGGTCTTGGAGTCCTTCTCTATAACATTACAGCCGAGTCGACATTGGCTTGTAGCCTGTTTCATTTCTTGTCTTTTTTATATCATATTATAG
- a CDS encoding rapid alkalinization factor-domain-containing protein — translation MKFSIITLSLITLASAAPAAKPQSGEISYGALNRDHIPYSVKGASAANCRPGAEANPYNRGCNAIEKCRGGVGDNRGSIKFGYWNGLVTGS, via the exons ATGAAGTTCTCTATCATTACATTATCCCTCATCACTCTCGCTTCTGCAGCTCCTGCAGCCAAGCCTCAGAGCGGTGAGATCTCATATGGAGCCCTCAACCGCGACCATATTCCTTACTCAGTCAAGGGCGCGTCGGCCGCAAACTGCCGCCCTGGTGCTGAAGCCAACCCCTATAACCGGGGCTGCAACGCCATTGAAAAATGCcgtggtggtgttggtgacAAC AGAGGATCCATCAAGTTCGGTTATTGGAATGGCTTGGTAACCGGATCGTAA